CGCGGGAAAACAGACACTTCAAATTTCTCGCATCATAATGTGAGTCTCTTTCTGTTAAAAAGTCCACACAGTCCAGCAGAACACACCTGATGACGAACACTTCATCGCAAGAAACACACATGGGTGGTCCACCCCCATCCTTTACAGCAGATAGTCATGAGGAAACCGACTGTGGCCAATTCGAGACATCCTTGTAACATTACTTCTtcactgacaacccaagtaggtataaccaggTTTTTTTAGTTCATGATGTCTATTTCTTCCTACTTTGGTGGTGCACCTTTTAGCATGAGGTCCCGAGTATAGTTTTTAATAGTGAGTTTGAGGTCACTTTTCGGTATCAGCAGTGGAGATGAATGTTTGTCAACAGCTGGTTTAGCTGCAGCATCGGCCTTTGTATTACCTACTATGCCGACGTGACCTGGCAACCAGCAGAGGATGGTGTCACACTGGCCAGGAGAAAGGTCGTGGTAAAGTTCTAAAATGTCTGTGATGAATAGGTGACTTGACGTAACATCTTGAAGTGCTTGAAGGCAAGATAATGAATCTGTAAAAACGATGAAGGTTTTGGAATGGTCCTGGTGTTTAATATAGGTCAAAATGTGACGATAGTCGTGAAAATGGGACTGTTGTCAGGAATTCTAGAGGAGACAGTCTTGGATTCAATGACTGTGGCATTGGCAAAATGGCCATCGACCTTGGATCCTTCTGTGAAAATGGGTCTATGGATGTAATACCTGGAACGTAACTGGTTGTATTCTATTTCTAACACCAAAGTATGTGTTTCTGACGTTTTGAGTTTGATGAGGGTAACATCGATCTGTTGCTTCACCATCTATCTGGGTGGGGTAGAAAGCTGCATATATATGCGGTTCACTTCTGATTCCGAGTGGTGGAACCAGGTTTCGCATATAAGGAAACAGGTTTCCATAGAGAGGGGGTTGGAAATGCAGTCGTATGATGGGATGGACTCATTTGAACGTAATTCTGTGCGGCGATGTTCAAGGGAAGGTTCGTTAAGCCTCTGCATATAGACTGTCTACTGGAGAAGGCCTAACATCTACGTGGCAGAGTCtcaggccttggtggtgggtaGAATCTAATTATTCTAAATTACTGTTGCGGGCTTCAAATGGAACCATGGTCCAGTTGAGAGGAAACCAGTAACTTGTGCAAGTGAAGGAGAGTAGTTTGAACCCATCCCCACTCTGTATTTGAAACGACCTTCAGTATGTCAAGAGCCTTAAAGCACTTTGGTAAAAATGTCAAGTCACCATTCGACGCAATTGTTCAAACGTTAGCGAGGCTGATTATTTTGATGCTACAAAGTGTGACAGAAAGGATGCTGCCTTGAGGTAGGTCCTGATCTTGATGAGAATAAGCAGACAGTATTGTGGTAAACATAGAGATTACATCAGTGACAATGACATGTCCAATGCACTTCTGTTTACCTCACATTTTCGTAAAGGTTTACCTCACATTTTCGTTTAAACAACTGACTtgcttttgcatgtgtttgcataCCATGGGCGAGGCCCTGTACACTCATCTCATATCATCACTTTTGACAACCATAGTCAAGGTCTGTTGCCCTGACATACGGCATCGCCAACAACCTTTGTGGACGCCTGTGAGTGATTGGCAAAACCGTAGTTCATCTGACACCATAGTGTGTCAAATTACCACAGCCCATCTTTGGTTTTTCCTTGTCGCCTCCAATATATGCCATATGCGCTAAACAGGTTGGTTCACACATTCAGAGAAAGCCTTGCCTTTTAGGTGTCGTAAAGTACATTTAATGTAATGAGACTTACCCAGGAATTTTTGCCTTTTAGGCCTGCAAGACTAAGTCTTACTGAAGTTCCTGTGTGTGGAAAGAGTTTAAACGTTTCGATATGCCCGACATTCGTGAAACTTCGGGCGATCTTTGTAATGAATCCTGTCTACACCTATCGTAATCGCCAGAAAGATCTGACCAAAACAGAGACCTTGGTTcatagaagaagaagaagaagaagaagaagaagaagggttTATTTGTATAAAGGCCATACGACCCATAGAACAAGACGGTACAATAGTGATCTTGGTTACCAGTTTCATTAAACAACGCTAACAGGAGCAGAATAAACATGTTCTAAGTACTTGACAAagttatttatgatattaatgTCTGATGATGTACATATGCTATGGAGGGAATAATAGTATCCATGGACCGTTTTTTGAATGTAACGCCGACGCATATCCTCATAGcgtttacaaatataaacaatatgaatTTCATCCTCGATACTTTTACAGTGTTTGCATAACATGATGTCGTCATTGCAAGAGGCAATACTTCGTCTAGCATATTTGATACCAAGTGCACTAGATCCTGATCTGAATAACGTGAAAAGACGTTTAAGTTTATTACTTATGTTCAATGATAGATATTTTTCACAAGTCAGCAGCGATTTATGTGATTTGTAAAACGACAGCGAAGGAGCATCTAGGGAAAGATGCCACTCTTGCATAGAGCAGTTGTTAATTCTTTCGGTAAACATATatagaaacatttttgtatCGCCAACATCTTGGGAAATCCAAGCAGTACCAAAACCATAatgaaataacaaatcactGACGTGACGAGCCCATGTTGCACGTTTCCTGAATTCAACAGATAATAGGAattgataacattgatatgGAAATCTACTTGGATGCATTCTTAATAATCTCAGCCAGTATTtaatacatttgacataatAAACATCGCTTAAGGGTGCCCTCCCACATTCCCCATATGCAACAGCATTAGATGATCTGTAACTAATCTGAAGTAAGAATTTGCAAAATTTTCGATGGATAATTTCAATACTTTCTCTCTTTTAAAAACCCCATATCTCGGCACCATATGTTAGAATTGGTACAATTTTTTTATCAAAGATGTACAATCCTTCTGAGGGTGACATGTCGTATCGTCTTATAAATGACTTGATCGGCCACAGTGCCTTATTAGCTTGATCGGATAATGTTTTACATGCCCTAGTCCAAATCAGTTTTGGAGTTATCATAAGTCCTAAATACTTATAAATATTGACAGTTTCCATCTGGGTACCATTATAAAACCATTTTTCATGTTTGGACAATGGGCCACCCATTTtaaagacaataattttacttttatcaGTATTAATATCCATGCCCCattgatgtaaatatatatgtaaggcGTCAAGGCGACGCTGTAATCTTACGACAGTATCGGCAATCAAAACCAGATCATCTGCAAATAAGAGAGCAATGatattcaacatattttcagagATAAATATACCATCATCAAACTTGGTTTCTAATATCGATACAAGTTCATTGATATATAAAGAGAATAGTACAGGACTAAGGACACAGCCTTGCCGAACCCCACAGGTGCTAccaaaatattcagttaattTCTTACCGTACTCACAGATTACAGTGGCCTTGACATtagtatacatattttcaatcaaCTTGAAAAATTTACCGTTGATCCCATTGTGCAAAAGAACATACAATAGTTTAAACCTATTCACCATATCAAAGGCCTTACGAAAATCTATGAATGCAACGTATATCTTCCCATTTTTGCGtgttaaatatttctgaatgatttTCTGGAGAATAAAGATACTGTCCACAGTCGAATGGTCAGTGTTAAATCCACCCTGATATTCTCCAATTATCTCATGAAGTTCCAAGAAGTACTCCAACCGTTTGTTTAGAACCGAAACAAAACTTTTGCTCATTACATTTAGAAGAGAGATTCCCCTATAGTTATTCGGGTCAGATCTACTACCTTTCTTATATAGTGGGATGATAATACCAGCTGACCAGGAATTTGGCCAAACACCGGATGAAAGAATTTTGTTGAACAGTAATACTAAATAAGGAACAATTATATGTTCAGAATATTTGAAAAACTCTGCGGGTATACCATCATCGCCTGGGGATTTGTTATCTTTCAGATGTCTGATAGCATCTAGTACATCCTGAACTGTAAAGTCACATGATAGAATATCATCGTCATTAATACAGTcaacacatgtattgaagtCATGTTTATCAATGTATGATTTGACATCTTCTGAAATGTTGCCATCTTCTGGCAGCGTCGGGTTCAACATGTCCTTAAAGTATGCAGCCCATGTTGATGGCGTTACACGTTCTTCCATGGCACAGTTTGTGGTATACTTTTTCACAAGTCTCCAAAATGCTGAGCAGTCTCTAGAACAAGCTGcatcatgtatttttttttgtaatcGAACGATTATAGCTATCTTTTTTGGTTTTACAGGTCTGTTTGAACTTGGATCTAATGTCTTTGTATCTATTCAAATTgtcaaatgttgttgtttttctaaaCATATTAAGTAATTTGTACTTTTCACGTTTAAGAGTCTGACACTGTTGATCAAACCATTCTGGCTGTTGATTAGAGTCGATGGTTTTGGcatgtttacattccatatctCGCCCACAGCTTTGCAGAATGCTCTGCAGTATGTTTACTGCTTTATCAGTGTTGACATGTAGACTGTTCATAAAGCCCTGGAACAAATTACTTGTATCAGCATTTTGCAGGTTATCAAGATATGATTGTGATTTTTCATTATTCCATTTAATTTACATCTGTTAATACAAAGAAAATACTTATCATCGGCTGGCCTGCCAACATCGAACAGGGATGAGATTATAGTTGTGAGTGGGAGATGATCTGACCCCGTGCGAGAGACACTCTTGAAGTCCTCCACATAACGGTACAACGATGCTGACACTGCAATGTAGTCTGGTGTGCTACAACCAGTGGGGCCAATATATGTATAGTCCCCCTCGTCTGAGAATCTGCCATTCAACAGGTGCCATCCAAACGTTTTGCATAAGTCTAGTAATTCTCTACCATAGTTATTTACAACCAGATCTTTGTTTTTACGATTTGGGTACACAGGTGGGGCATCAAATTCCTCGTAAGTGTCTTCGTCCGAGGGTAAAAAGTCCACACTATCATCAACAATATAGTCTAGTTCAGTGCCAGTTCTGCTATCAAAGTCGCCACAAATAATGAGGTCAGTGTCTGGGAATTCGTTTTTTATTACCGCAACATAACTTTCCAATCTCTCCATCCCATCGCTACTGTTGGGTTTTTCCGGAGTTATGTAGACACACCCCAGTATAAGCTTTTTGCCTGACCGTATACACCGACTAGATGCAAGAAACACGGCGTCTACCCACTCCTCGTGTACACGATGGAAAaaggatgaaatatttttacGTATAAATATAGCGACACCACCGCTGAACCGACCGATGTTGTTTACCTTGGAGCGAACTGATTGAAATGCACAATGACAGGCGATTAAGTTACTAAAGTCATTTGAACATTTAGCCCAGGTTTCGGTCAAACATATCATGTCATATTTAGAGATAAATTTACGAAAGTCTGGATGAATGACTTTACTATACAAGCCGTTTACGTTCCAACACAACAGGCTTATTAGTTGCAGAGAATGTGATGCATCTGGGGTGCACGTAGAGCACGAGCTTTCTGATCGGGTGTCAATATCAATGTCGATATCAGTCACAGGGTCAAGGCCACTCTGCTATAGAGCACTGTGATTTAGGTCAACATGACCTGGTGAATGTAATCCGTGTATATCTCCGGCAAATCGGACTAGAGACCCGGAACTATCTGGCATGAACTTAACATCATCTATAACTAGAAATTCGCCTTTGATATAGGCTGTTTTGCCCTGGTCCCTGGCTTGTTTAAGGTGGGGTATGAGTTGTTTTCTTCCGAGTCTCGTTTTTGGAGAGAAGTCTTCAGATACTCTGAAAGTGGTGTTACCTTTCAGTTCTGCCTTAGCTTTGGTAAGGACACTGAGTTTGTCGTCTCTGGAGACGAACTTCATCATGATAGGCGGATTTCCCCCCTGTTCACGCTTTGGGCCCAACCTGTGAACAGTGTCGAAAAGAATATCATCTCCGTTTTGTAGACATAATGTATCCTTCAAAAATGAATAAACTTTTCTTTTAGATTCACTCGATTCTTCATACCGTCCTTCCATTTCCAttccaaacaaaatcaaattatttcTTCTGGGGTAGTTTTCACTTTTATCAAGTTTAGCCTCTAAAGCAGTGATAGTGTTTGCCTGAGACATTACAATCTTCCTAAGATCTATATTTTCGTTTTGAATTTGTTCCAACTGATTATTAAGTTTTGCACTGTTTTGGTCCACTGTATTTTTCAGGGTCGATAGCATTTCACTCATGGACGCTATTGTCTTATTCAATGCATCAAATTGGCCAGTCAATGTTTTCATAGACTCACTCATACTGGTCTCCGCCTCGGTGTCCGGCTGGGATCCCCTCCCCCTTGTGCTGGGTCCGGGTCCCGGGTTGGGTTCGATGTCACCCGACAACAGAAGCTGCCATCTTGCgtcaaatgtaaacattgtagaaTCCGTGCAACTCCTGTCACACGTGCGCACGTTTGAAATTTCTTGACAATAATTAAAATTGTTTGTGCTGAGCAAATGAGAAAAAATATGTCTGAGGTTCACACTATGTATCATTATACTGTGACTCATCAACATGATGACAGTTAAAGTGACACCAACTGCGTACAGCCTGTAGGCGACGTCCATACCTGGGGTCCATGTTGTCTCCGCCATGTACTTTCTAACATGTTCAATTTGTCTGTGACCCATGGGCATCTTAAAACACCCAATTCTGCACCTCCAACTGTCCACGTCGATAACCATTCTTCATTTAACGTGTTGTGCCCAAGAAAAAGGCACTACAAAGACTTGACTAAGAAGAAAGAGCGTATTTTCCTCTCCCGCGATGTCGTCGCCGTGTCTACCTTCTCAGGGGCAGGTAACCTCTATCATAGGTTTATACTCCAACATAAGCACAACGTTTTCGACAGCGCTTTTAGGTCTCTTCCTCGAATTGCATCTCAGATCAGCAGATAGGAGTCTTACCCTGACTAATAGACTATACATTGTTCAATTCACACTGACCAGATACTTAGAACTGTTATGCCTGAGCAGAGTTCCGGCATTTTGTTATGAACTTTTGATGGAAGTGACAATGTTTGAGGAAGATCCACTCATGACTAAGATCACACCCTATACCGTTTACCCAGCGCCCTATGTTTAGAAACATATCACAAAGATTCTTATGACATCACACGTTTGAACAATTCAGCCATTATAGTGCCGAATGATCACAATAAAACATCATCTTCTCTGAATCATATTGAAATATGGAATAGTCGGGCAACTTTTCATTATATtgtctatactggacaaaaactGATTTTACAATACACAGGACTAAAAGCTGCCAACAGATAATTTTGTCTAATACATTTGAATTTTGTGAGTCATTCTTGGGTTGAGATGACATCAGATGAGCTGACAATATTGCACTGAAAACTCTGTGtgcactcaaacacacacacgcacacacaaacaaagggAGATAGGGTTAGGGGCACTGTAGAGAGGAATCTTTATTGTAAAATGTACAGGTAACAGCCCCATTACAACATTACATTAATGAGTTACTGGCCTGGTCAGCAATGAAAGCAGAGACCTCTGTCAGTCCGATCTTTGAGCTCTGTCGTTAATGGAAATAACGTCATGATAATGACACCGTGAGTGAAAACAAACAGGAAATAGTAAGGATGGTTTGACAGATCAACGCTGTTATTTCATGCGATACTTCATTTTAGTTAATTACTTTTTCCCATTAGCCGCCAATGTTTACTCACAAAATGGATTTTGTGTGTTTCCCGGCACATGCCTCAGTTGCCTCTACACCAAGCTAACTGCGTGTGCAATCACTCTTGCTGGGCTCGTCATCCCTGCAGACGTTGAATAGGAAGATGTCTGTATCGGTGGACAATCCTGCAGCAGTTCTAGACGCCCCCAGTGCAGACCTGGAATGGTGTTTCAAACCACTGATGAAATTTCTTGATTGTATAGGGATGCACATGCCACTGCAAAGAGGAAAGATTTCCAATGGTTTGAGtgttgtgtacagtgtgtgcTTCTACGTGTTCATGTGCCTGGGGAACGTTCGTTTCTTTCTGTTCACAAGTAGTATTGATACTGTGGGCAAATGGACCGCTGTATTGTCTTACTGTGGGTTTCATGTGGCTTGTGCTTATTACGTCAGTGCTACATGTGTCAGCATCAACAAGCACCTGCCCAACCTTTTCAAGGAATTCGAATGCTACCGTGAGACTTATGGCTCAGCCATTGACAATGCTAAAATCAGACGAATGGTTAAAGTACTGATGTGTCTGGTTTTATCAATCGGTATTTTCAACTTCTTCACTGTGTATCTGACAATATTTGATAGTGTAAATGACCAAGCATTATATCTCATACCTTTGGGATACATTCAAGAGGACTACCGTCTTATTTTCAAACTAGCACACACTATTTACCTGTGGCTTTTGATACTTCAGGTGAATGCCATCTTAGGGTTCTTCATGATCTGTACCTTCTGTATCTCTAAGGAATATTCCAGGTTGCATGCTGTTATAAAACACACATTTGGCACTAAAGGCGGAGATGTGCCATCAACAAATGTCATTGACAGGATCCGTAGACAGTTTGAAGACATCTGTGGTCTTGTAGAAACGGCTAATGACGTTTTCAAACACGTGATCGGTTCCTGCTTCATAGCATCCATTCCTGTTGTTTGCCTGATGCTGTATGGCTTCATACAGAATGACTTAATGAGAGAAGAGTACCTCGTGTTGATCGAATGTATGATTGTCTTGCTGACGATTGTTGCCGTTCTGACTTTGACTTCAGTGGTTTTGAACTTTAAGGTAAACCTTTTGGTCTTTCCTTTAAATTAGTTCTTAATTTCCTTATTATGATTATTACTGACATTATTTCTTATGTCTACATTTATCAAACCTCGTCCACTGTACCACGCTTCTGATGAACAATGTTGCATTTATGGAGCCGAAAGGACATATTATTTAGGAAATAAGATATATAAATGCAACAAAGAGAGTCCAGGTGATCCTTGCCCTCAGGCTGGTCTGTCACATCAGCCCTTACTCCTTTTCCTGAATTCTGTCCATCGTATTTGTGTTCAACTGAGTTTGTGTTCTGTCTGAAATTAGTCATTTAAAAGAGTATTGTGGAGGTGGTCCTTAAACTGCATCCCCAAGTTTGTATATGCCTGAACTGTTGGAATCGAGATGGATGCATCCTTCAAGTGCAATGACTGATCCTCACTTTTTCTTTCTATGCTATTTCCCAAGATGAAATATGCCAAAGTCATCATAAAAGGACGCAGGGAGGATAACGTGATTTTGCAGAGTGAAATACATCCATGTAGGACAGGTGAATAAGAATGATTTGGGTCTATACTGAGGACGTTCTAAGTTATAACTGTCCTCTTTGTTAAGCGAAAAGGATTTAGTAACAAGTCAGTAAAGGATTCAGAGAGACTCTCGTTCCGAAGTCAGCACCTGCACTACATTGCcaatacgttgaccaaatagtCCTTGAAAACTTCTTGCGTTTAACAAGTACTTGTCCAAGAAAGTCACAACATCATAGTGCCTAGACAATCCATTCGTTAAGAACAGATTTATAATCTCATCTGTTATCCACCTTCAGTGTTGAGAGGTAACGGTCTTTGTCTTTTCAATGAACATTTATGGAAGCTACAACTGAGTCTTGAAATCCAGCAAATCTTTCTGACTACTTTCTGACTACTTCCTgctccatatacatgatatgaCTTGGGTTAAGCACATgcaaaacaatatatttcttCTAACATGATGTGTACCATCCCACTTTGTGATAATCTctttgtatttctttttaaaacatACAATGTTCATTCAGTAAATCACGATGTAGTCTCAGGTACTATCCCCTTCCACACTACAGGCTCATGCCGGTCTGACGGGACTCCTCAAGATTGAGTTTTCAAGATGGTCTGAAAAGGATCTCCAAATTGTAAGTCAATAATTGTATATAATTAATACGGTTTGGCGAATGTTCTCGATCCCTCCCATTTCGAGCTTTGCTATGCTTAgtctatgaatatatatttttggacAAAAACAAATAGTGTTTTTAGTTGAAAAGGAGGAAGGGAAAGGATACAGTTCAGGGAGACATACTATACAACCATTCTGCAAtaagtgaaaacaaaatagTATTACGCTTCTCTACTAGACAGGGATTGGTGTGATATATTACAGACACAAATCCAAGTTAGAGAATGATTACTTTTTGACTATTACTATTGGCAGAAGACCAGTGTTCAGTCTGTGGAATGGACTTGGCATGACAGGCTTCAATTTGTTTGGCTTCAAGAAGCACTATGCCATTTTAAAGAGATAAACCGACACCGGATCAAGGCACGTTTGGTATGCAGTTTCTGCTCACAGTTGTTGAGGGCACCTGCTGCCATAGGAACTCATTGTACATCATCTGCATTCACCATTCGTAGGACTCAGATTTTAACCTTGGCTCTCACTTGAAAAACAGCTGTCTGGCAAGCATTTTGCAAATGCTGATGACGCCATTTCTGTATTGGGCGAGACTGTACTTTACCAGAGATTTCACTCATTCAGACTGGCATTACATTTCTCTGACACGTACATGTCACTATTGACCTAAAACGTTAATGCTTGTTGTATGACGCCTGCAAACTGGATACATCTTATTTCTTTTCCAGATGAACCTTTTTGTTACAAGAATAACATCCACAAACATAGGGTATACTGTGTACAATCTCTTCACTGTCGACAGTTCCACCATCCTAATGGTAAGCACTGAGGTTGTTGACTTAAAG
This genomic stretch from Haliotis asinina isolate JCU_RB_2024 chromosome 4, JCU_Hal_asi_v2, whole genome shotgun sequence harbors:
- the LOC137281006 gene encoding uncharacterized protein — protein: MSVSVDNPAAVLDAPSADLEWCFKPLMKFLDCIGMHMPLQRGKISNGLSVVYSVCFYVFMCLGNVRFFLFTSSIDTVGKWTAVLSYCGFHVACAYYVSATCVSINKHLPNLFKEFECYRETYGSAIDNAKIRRMVKVLMCLVLSIGIFNFFTVYLTIFDSVNDQALYLIPLGYIQEDYRLIFKLAHTIYLWLLILQVNAILGFFMICTFCISKEYSRLHAVIKHTFGTKGGDVPSTNVIDRIRRQFEDICGLVETANDVFKHVIGSCFIASIPVVCLMLYGFIQNDLMREEYLVLIECMIVLLTIVAVLTLTSVVLNFKAHAGLTGLLKIEFSRWSEKDLQIMNLFVTRITSTNIGYTVYNLFTVDSSTILMVSTEVVDLKLSGTLLTYVFVVLQFKPN